One segment of Burkholderia multivorans ATCC BAA-247 DNA contains the following:
- the trx-GI gene encoding heat resistance system thioredoxin Trx-GI, protein MKNDLHLVCPHCQSINRVPTAKVSEHPNCGRCQQPLFTGEPIELTTATFSRHVERSDLPLLVDFWAPWCGPCKMMAPQFQQAAHQLEPRIRLAKVNTEAEPHLAAQFGIRSIPTLALFQGGREIARQAGAMGAQDIVRWTSTQVGR, encoded by the coding sequence ATGAAGAATGATCTTCACCTCGTCTGCCCGCATTGCCAGTCCATCAACCGCGTACCGACTGCGAAGGTATCGGAACATCCCAACTGCGGCCGCTGCCAGCAGCCTTTGTTCACGGGCGAGCCCATCGAGTTGACCACGGCAACATTCTCGCGCCACGTGGAGCGCAGCGATTTGCCGCTGCTGGTCGATTTCTGGGCGCCATGGTGCGGGCCGTGCAAGATGATGGCGCCACAGTTCCAGCAAGCGGCGCACCAGCTCGAACCGAGGATCCGGCTGGCGAAGGTGAATACCGAGGCTGAGCCCCACCTGGCCGCGCAGTTCGGTATCCGCAGCATCCCGACGCTCGCCCTGTTCCAAGGTGGGCGGGAGATCGCCCGTCAGGCCGGCGCGATGGGCGCGCAGGACATCGTGCGCTGGACGTCGACGCAAGTGGGGCGCTGA